A section of the Chryseobacterium scophthalmum genome encodes:
- a CDS encoding GMC oxidoreductase, translated as MNRKEFLRHSLLGMGALYFTSFSSVLFAKNNEAKVETENLEIDNVIIGSGYGGAVAALRLAEAGHEVTILEMGLNWEKSGEKFSPMISPGKSAAWLRTKTIAPFFNIFNTKKYTGTLDRWDFSNIKIWMGRGVGGGSLVNGGMAVLPKKDYFREIFPELNTEDFYKKYFPLAEKELEVNSADENFLENCSFYKFNKVGEQEAHKAGFKTVRVPNVYDFKYMEAEYENKVPRSALAGEVIYGNNYGKKSLDKTYLKKAQETNKVQIHDLHKVESITKASDNTYTLEVIQTNTLGETIAKKNIVCKKLFLCAGTMGTLELLLKSSNDNKLILNSEVGQNWGNNGNFMTGRNFVKTFSGGTGVNHSTIPVGGIDNWNDKEHPFFTEIAPLPMGMDVATSLYLMISPVPEKGAVFFDPVSRKIDLKWSADNVALARKNAEYFIKKMNKANGGTRAHLLFNNGFGADICYHPLGGAALGKATDMKGRLRGSENLYIIDGSLIPGTIGVNPFLTITALAEYCIEHIISQDFDKV; from the coding sequence ATGAACCGTAAAGAATTTCTCAGACATTCACTTTTAGGAATGGGGGCATTGTATTTCACAAGCTTTTCATCAGTTTTGTTTGCAAAAAATAATGAAGCTAAAGTAGAGACGGAAAACTTAGAAATTGATAATGTTATTATTGGTTCCGGTTACGGTGGAGCTGTTGCTGCATTGCGTTTAGCTGAAGCAGGGCATGAGGTAACGATTTTGGAAATGGGTCTTAATTGGGAAAAGTCAGGGGAAAAGTTTTCTCCAATGATTAGTCCGGGAAAATCTGCGGCTTGGTTGAGAACTAAAACGATTGCTCCATTTTTTAATATTTTCAACACCAAAAAATATACAGGAACGCTTGATCGATGGGATTTTAGCAATATCAAAATCTGGATGGGAAGAGGAGTTGGCGGAGGTTCTCTTGTCAACGGAGGAATGGCTGTCTTGCCCAAGAAAGATTATTTCAGAGAAATATTTCCAGAACTGAATACTGAAGATTTTTATAAAAAATATTTTCCATTGGCTGAAAAGGAGCTTGAAGTGAATTCTGCTGACGAAAACTTTCTCGAAAACTGCAGTTTCTATAAATTCAATAAAGTGGGTGAACAAGAAGCCCATAAAGCTGGGTTTAAAACCGTACGTGTTCCGAATGTCTACGATTTTAAATATATGGAAGCTGAATACGAAAATAAAGTTCCCCGTTCTGCTTTGGCGGGTGAAGTTATCTACGGAAACAATTACGGTAAAAAGTCTTTAGACAAAACATATCTTAAAAAAGCCCAAGAAACGAATAAAGTTCAAATTCATGATCTGCATAAAGTAGAAAGTATTACAAAAGCTTCAGATAATACTTACACTTTAGAAGTTATCCAAACAAATACTCTTGGTGAAACTATTGCAAAAAAGAATATCGTTTGCAAAAAACTGTTTTTATGCGCCGGTACAATGGGAACTTTAGAATTACTTTTAAAATCATCAAACGATAACAAATTAATCCTAAATTCTGAAGTAGGGCAAAACTGGGGCAACAACGGAAATTTCATGACTGGCAGAAATTTTGTCAAAACATTTTCCGGTGGAACTGGTGTAAATCATTCTACGATCCCTGTTGGAGGAATTGATAATTGGAATGATAAAGAACATCCTTTTTTTACAGAGATTGCTCCGCTTCCGATGGGGATGGATGTGGCTACCTCGCTTTATTTAATGATCAGTCCGGTGCCAGAAAAAGGTGCTGTGTTTTTTGATCCGGTTTCTAGAAAAATAGATTTAAAATGGTCTGCAGATAACGTAGCTCTTGCCAGAAAAAATGCCGAATATTTTATTAAAAAAATGAATAAAGCAAACGGAGGAACAAGAGCGCACTTGCTTTTTAATAACGGATTCGGAGCCGATATTTGTTACCATCCATTGGGCGGTGCTGCATTGGGAAAAGCAACAGATATGAAAGGCAGACTTAGAGGATCTGAAAATCTTTATATCATTGATGGATCTTTAATTCCCGGAACGATTGGCGTTAATCCGTTTTTAACGATCACTGCGTTGGCAGAATATTGCATTGAGCATATTATTTCTCAAGATTTTGATAAAGTTTAA
- a CDS encoding serine hydrolase domain-containing protein, whose protein sequence is MKTISYISFFLLFFASFQVFAQKKDYSFLTDSLKIEEQLGKYKLPGFSVVVFENYKIVYTKQFGQKSANSPEKINENTAFSTASISKPITALLCFILEEKGLINLNEPIDKSLKRWHLPKNKFTENNTPTWKQFLNHTAGTTQSGFEDHYEGEKIPTLEESLLGKIPRYDREIEFTFEPGTDWQYSGGGYTIIQMALEDTFNKPIAELAKEYIFSPLGLKNTTMIQPNEKGFLTNIASVHDKDGKVIKTGLPITPQVGASGLWSTPTDLAKIAIEMQNALRNKNNKVISHNVAKKVTAVTALKNAVGGWSYGWQKSFGYNNYDWFTCNGSNTGVGGTVMGTMKDGNGFAFLANGEKPNRFPVMGATQKTILSVMNWEGKTINEKTQEIPASLKKQLIGTYDDFLFAQGMETKIVEKNNRLYVESAILDHFKGKNDNELVYLKNGSFKITDYPNLLKFDFKDGKASSVTLKRDDLTAKASMAAKAN, encoded by the coding sequence ATGAAAACAATTTCTTACATCAGCTTTTTCCTATTATTCTTTGCAAGCTTTCAGGTTTTCGCTCAGAAAAAAGACTACAGTTTTCTTACCGACAGTTTGAAAATTGAAGAACAGTTAGGAAAATATAAACTTCCGGGATTTAGCGTAGTTGTTTTTGAAAATTATAAAATTGTTTACACCAAACAATTTGGTCAAAAGTCAGCAAATTCTCCAGAAAAAATCAATGAAAATACGGCGTTTTCTACGGCTTCTATTTCCAAACCGATCACTGCACTTCTTTGTTTTATTTTGGAAGAAAAAGGTTTAATTAATCTAAATGAACCGATTGACAAATCTCTAAAAAGATGGCATTTGCCAAAAAATAAATTCACGGAAAACAATACTCCGACTTGGAAACAGTTTCTAAATCATACTGCAGGAACTACTCAAAGCGGTTTTGAAGACCATTATGAAGGTGAAAAAATCCCTACATTGGAAGAAAGTCTTTTGGGAAAGATCCCGAGATATGATAGAGAAATTGAATTCACCTTTGAGCCGGGAACCGATTGGCAATATAGCGGTGGTGGTTACACGATCATTCAAATGGCATTGGAAGATACTTTCAATAAACCGATTGCTGAGCTTGCAAAAGAATACATCTTTTCTCCACTTGGGTTAAAAAACACAACCATGATTCAACCTAATGAAAAAGGATTTCTAACGAATATTGCATCAGTTCACGACAAAGACGGAAAAGTGATAAAAACAGGTTTGCCAATTACGCCACAAGTTGGAGCATCAGGATTATGGTCTACCCCAACTGATTTAGCTAAAATAGCTATCGAAATGCAAAATGCTTTGCGCAATAAAAACAACAAAGTGATTTCTCACAATGTTGCCAAAAAAGTAACTGCAGTAACCGCTTTAAAAAACGCAGTTGGCGGATGGAGCTACGGATGGCAAAAATCTTTTGGATACAATAATTATGATTGGTTTACCTGTAATGGTTCAAATACCGGAGTTGGCGGAACCGTAATGGGAACAATGAAAGATGGAAATGGTTTTGCATTTCTTGCCAATGGTGAAAAACCAAATCGTTTTCCGGTGATGGGAGCAACACAAAAAACAATCTTATCTGTAATGAATTGGGAAGGAAAAACAATAAATGAAAAAACTCAGGAAATCCCTGCAAGTCTAAAAAAGCAACTTATTGGGACGTATGATGATTTTCTTTTCGCACAAGGAATGGAAACCAAAATAGTAGAAAAAAACAACCGCCTTTATGTAGAATCAGCTATTTTAGACCATTTTAAAGGAAAAAATGATAATGAACTGGTTTATCTAAAAAATGGATCGTTTAAAATAACTGATTATCCTAACCTTTTAAAATTCGATTTTAAAGATGGAAAAGCGAGCTCTGTTACTTTAAAAAGAGATGATTTGACTGCTAAAGCTTCAATGGCTGCTAAAGCAAACTAA
- a CDS encoding serine hydrolase domain-containing protein, with the protein MKTSFTFLAVALLICNFTFGQDFTKKIDSIIKDNYQKNPDVGISVGFISNNKEFYTSYGKLSKESTTNIDKNSIFEIASITKLLTGNMIAQAAVEKKLKLDDYIDSYLPKHYVLQKNLQNKIKISDLASHQSGLPDIDFQKLIEVNSQQPVSSVTEQSLATMINNCTDLIDHGSFRYSTINFTLLGQILEKVYGKSYDELIREKILKPTKMNQTLTKDFKVKNITTGYNPDGGAQEFFLWNVTAPAGLVKSNTSDMVKYMKVLLNSGNPISDAALIAEKVYYKDAKREIGLGFNINTKDGDTIYLKSGDSMGQSSIICYNRAKNWGIIILLNKRDSKMRQNLLNVIYENILK; encoded by the coding sequence ATGAAAACATCATTCACGTTCTTAGCTGTAGCATTATTAATCTGCAACTTTACTTTCGGACAGGATTTCACAAAAAAAATCGATTCAATTATTAAAGATAATTATCAAAAAAATCCTGACGTTGGTATTAGCGTTGGCTTCATTAGCAACAACAAAGAATTCTACACATCGTACGGCAAACTGAGTAAAGAAAGTACAACGAATATTGATAAAAATTCGATTTTCGAAATTGCTTCTATTACTAAATTATTAACTGGAAATATGATTGCACAAGCCGCTGTTGAAAAGAAACTGAAACTGGATGATTACATCGATAGTTATCTGCCAAAACATTATGTTCTACAGAAAAACCTTCAGAATAAAATTAAAATTTCAGATTTGGCATCACATCAATCAGGATTACCTGACATCGATTTTCAAAAATTAATAGAAGTCAATTCGCAACAACCCGTAAGCAGCGTTACAGAGCAATCATTAGCAACAATGATCAATAACTGCACAGACCTTATTGATCATGGAAGTTTTCGATATTCTACCATCAACTTTACGCTACTTGGACAGATTTTAGAGAAAGTATATGGCAAAAGTTATGACGAGCTTATTCGCGAAAAAATATTGAAGCCTACAAAAATGAACCAAACTTTAACAAAAGATTTCAAGGTGAAAAACATCACAACAGGCTATAATCCCGATGGTGGAGCTCAAGAGTTTTTCTTATGGAATGTTACTGCACCAGCAGGATTGGTAAAATCTAATACTTCTGATATGGTTAAATATATGAAAGTCCTTTTAAACAGCGGAAACCCAATATCAGATGCGGCATTAATTGCAGAAAAAGTTTATTACAAAGATGCTAAACGAGAAATAGGATTGGGATTCAACATCAATACAAAAGACGGAGACACCATTTATCTGAAATCTGGAGATTCTATGGGACAATCATCGATTATCTGTTACAATAGAGCCAAAAACTGGGGAATTATCATCCTTTTAAATAAAAGAGACTCGAAAATGAGACAGAATCTGTTGAACGTCATCTACGAAAATATCTTGAAATAA
- a CDS encoding helix-turn-helix domain-containing protein — MDNFLNIVTGISLFISFFLAFFMLTVTTKHKTSNRIFAFFLIITAIDTSEPLISHFTNGPSNLGIFRTTLSYMQIPAFYLYVLSVCYSDFRWKPKYLLHLLPFLIVNLALLPRFYSVDVASKLDFIINRQNMIELQLTHWLFHLQVLVYFTAIFLLLRRAKKLYLENNSGGNLNSYQWLFQLTSVLTALYLIVIFKNIFKFSDYPYISDWIKIGILLSQPFITCWYLYKALNYPGLFRNIDSKMKLVSDFSLEEKTIEPETLNEDLLKLKKYMTDEKPFLNPDLKIQDISKEINVPVRELSVLINHQLGQHFYDFVNTYRIENAMEILKDSSKSKVTILEILYEVGFNSKSSFNTAFKKQTGNTPTAYRKAL; from the coding sequence ATGGATAATTTCTTAAATATTGTAACGGGCATCTCGCTGTTCATTTCATTTTTTTTGGCGTTTTTTATGCTAACGGTCACTACTAAACACAAAACAAGCAACCGTATTTTCGCATTTTTTCTTATCATAACTGCTATTGATACCAGCGAACCATTGATCAGTCACTTTACAAATGGTCCTTCAAATCTGGGAATATTTAGAACGACACTGTCTTATATGCAAATTCCTGCGTTTTATCTTTATGTTTTGTCGGTTTGTTATTCAGATTTTAGATGGAAGCCGAAATATCTTCTTCACCTGCTTCCGTTCCTTATTGTCAATCTTGCGTTATTGCCCCGATTTTATAGTGTAGATGTTGCTTCAAAACTCGATTTCATCATCAACCGCCAAAATATGATAGAGTTGCAGTTGACTCATTGGTTGTTTCATCTTCAGGTTCTGGTATATTTTACGGCAATTTTTCTATTATTGAGAAGAGCAAAAAAACTTTATCTGGAAAATAATTCAGGTGGAAATCTTAATTCTTATCAATGGCTGTTTCAACTTACCAGCGTTTTGACGGCTCTTTACCTAATTGTTATTTTCAAAAATATTTTCAAATTTTCTGATTATCCTTACATTTCGGATTGGATCAAGATAGGAATTCTCTTGTCGCAACCTTTTATCACTTGTTGGTATCTATACAAAGCACTTAATTATCCAGGACTTTTCAGAAATATTGATTCAAAAATGAAGCTCGTTTCCGATTTTTCTTTGGAAGAAAAAACAATAGAACCGGAAACACTGAATGAAGATTTATTGAAGCTTAAAAAATACATGACTGATGAAAAGCCGTTTCTTAATCCGGATTTAAAGATTCAGGATATTTCAAAAGAAATCAATGTTCCTGTTCGCGAATTATCCGTTTTAATTAATCATCAATTAGGGCAGCATTTTTATGATTTCGTCAATACGTACCGAATTGAAAATGCCATGGAAATTCTGAAAGATTCATCAAAATCGAAGGTTACCATTCTTGAAATTTTGTATGAAGTTGGTTTTAATTCAAAATCTTCTTTCAATACAGCTTTTAAAAAACAAACCGGAAACACGCCGACAGCTTATCGTAAAGCATTGTAA